CTTGAGACATACTTAGAAACTGAAGACTGAGAAACACCTAACAACTCAGAAATCACCAGTTGATTATGCCCGTACTCAAAATACAGGATTTTAATGATCCGCTTCTTAATAGCGGGAACAACATACTTGCTAGCGAAATCAAATACCCCCACTTTAATCAAAACAAACACCAATACTATTAACGACATCCACACTTATAACTTAGTAAGCACTAGAAGCAAGACACACTCGATACTAGCGTTTTTAACTCTGTTAACGTATAACTATAAGGTGGTGGCAGTGAGTAACAACGTGAGAGAAAAAGTAATCGAAACACTGAAAAATATTTACGACCCAGAAATACCGATCGACATATGGGATCTAGGACTTGTGTACGACTTGCAAGTCAGCGAAGAGGGAGACGTTCACGTAGTAATGACTTTAACAGCGCCGGGATGCCCTCTAGCAAACACGTTAGTAATGCTCGTAGAAGACGCTATAAGAAGTATTGACGGCGTAAGAAACGTTACTGTAGACTTAACTTTCAACCCGCCGTGGGACCCTAAGAAGATGACTCCAGAAGGCAGAGAACTTTTTAAGAAGCTGTATGGCTACGACATACTAGAGTACTGGGAGAGCATTTACGGGAAAAAACCCACGGCTTAAAAGCATGCTTAAGTGCGGAGCTATACTTGCGGAAGCCCCGACATAGAAGGCTCTTGCCTTACAGGCGGCTTCCAAGTAAGGCCTAGTATACCCCCGATTAACCCCAGTATAAACCCTATGAAGAATCCGCCACCCACCGTGAATAAACTTAAGATCGAGAAGATCAATACTAAGATAGAACCAGTCTTCACTCTCCCCGGATTACCCGAGTAAATCAGGACTGCCCCCACTATAATCAAGACCCCGAAAACCAAACCTACAACACCAATAATCGCAATCCAAGTCCCTACGAGTTCCAGCGGATAAGGCATTCCCGGAACTTCTGGAAACTCACCACTCACCGAACTCAGCAAACCCGCTGCAACGAACATAATCAAAGCCGTTAAAAGCACTAATATCCCGCTAATTAATGATAAGACAAACGCTGCAGTAGGTTTCTCACTCACAGACTATAACACCTCAAATTAATAGTCGCTATTAAATTAATAAAGTCTTTAAAACTATCTCTAAAACTAACAACTCTCTAAGATTAATTACTTAATAAAAACTAAATTGCAATTAGATCTTCTTCAGAGAAGAAGAATTAACTACTTAAGAGATTTAATACTTTCTCTTTATAGTAATTGAGAGCTTCTCTCACGTACTCCTCACTTATACTACCGAAGGGTGATGGGGTCTCAAAGATCCTCTTAGGTGGTTTGAGGTCTTCTAGCCTGTGCCCTAGCCTCATCTTGAGCTTAAGTTTCTCTTTGTAGATCTCAATACCAAGCTTCTTCAACTCTTCCTCACTCATTTTTATTCCGAGAGGCTCGAGAGCTCTCGAAACTATAGAGGGCTTATAAACCCCTCTCGCAAAGAAACACACTACGAGAGATGAGAGGACCTGCCTCCATGCCTCCTCCTCAACTAACTCGTTTATTAATGTCTGCGGACGCGGGTATTCCTTGCCCACATACTTCTGATCTACTGAATAGCCCGCATTATCTAAGTGGCTGTGTCTAAGCCCTATTAAGTACCCGATGTGTGCTCCAGGTCCTGTGTGATAGCCGGGCATCTCGTTACCTCCGAACACTAAGGCGAATTCTGAACCCCCATAAACTTCAGAAGCTTTCTTAACGCCCGCAGCCAGAGTCTTGTAGAAGTCGTTTGGTTGTGTGACCAGGTATTTGACCATTTCTATGTATGTCTTCCAATCACCCCACTCAGGCTTCACTATCGTGTCTCTCTCGCTTATCAGTCCTTTCTTGAAGGCCTCAGTACTCCAAGCTAGTGCTACTCCCGTACTCATGGCATCAAGACCTACTATGTCTACCTCTTCTATTAGTCTAAGCAGACCTTCCCTGTCTCTAATTCCTAGCATTGTGCCGAGAGAGTATATAGGCTCGTAATCGTATCCTATGTACCTAGTAGTGTAGAAGTACTTCTCGTGCGGGTACCTCTCTCTTATGACTGCTATATGAATGCAGGCTACCGGACAGTGAGCACAAGCAACTCTCCTAGCTAGTGAGTACTCAGCGAAAGCCTCACCACTCACGTCTTCAGCGCCTTCGAAAACATTAGATGTTAAGTTCCTGGTAGGCAATCCCCCTATCTTATTTAGGGGCAACACGTTGACGGAGGTCCCCAAATCATGGTATTTCTGCATTGCCGGACTCTTAGTGATTTCATCAAACAACTCCTTGTAAACCCTCCTGTAAGCAGATATGTCGACTACCGGGATATCTCTCTTACCACCCACAACAATAGCTTTAAGTTTTTTAGCACCCCATACGGCTCCTAAACCTAACCTGCCGAAGTGCCTGTACGTCTCGAGTATGACTGAAGCGTACCTGACAAGCATCTCTCCAGCCCTCCCAATCCTCATAATAGACCTTAGCCCCGGCCACGGCTCTCTCTCCCTCAACACCTTACCTATAGTAAGAGAACTCCTCACACCCCATAAAGCACTGGCGTCTCTAAACTCGACCCTACCGTCATGAATCGATAGATATACCGGCGTCTCACTACCACCTTTTATAACTATCGCGCCAAACCCGGCCATCCTTATAGCTACTGGAGCTCTCCCCCCAGCATGAGACTCGCCTAGATTACCCGTCAAGGGAGACTTGAACATCGCTACAACCTTAGAGGCCGTTGGGTAAACCCCCGTAAAGACACCCACAGCCAGCACAACAACGTTTTCAGGACTAAGTGGGTCGACGTCAGGACTCAACTCTTCCTTAAGTAGCTGAGTAGCGACTCCAGTCCCTCCTAAGTATCTCGTGAATAACTCGGGCCTATTCTTAATCCAGAAAGTCTTCCTAGTTAAGTCTACGTAGAGTACTCTACTCAAGTATTCATCAACTAACGTGTGAGCACACATCAAGGACCAACCTCCTCAAGAGCTAAGACCCCGAAAGGACAGAAATCAACACAGTAACCACAGTAAGTGCATATGACTGGCTTATTCAAGTAAACATTCCATTGAACAGCCCCGAAAGGACATGCACTCCTGCAGTTACCGCATCCAATACATAAGTTAGGATTCAATATAACGCCTCCTCCCCTCCTCAACATGAGAGCCTTAGTAGGGCACACCTTAGCACATGAAGGGTCTTTACAAGCCCTACAAACGATAACTGAAAACCCTCTCTCAACACCCCCTACACTCCTCACGTGAATCGCCGTGTAACCTAACCCCGCGTCAGCAAATCTACGCGAGCAAGCAAACATGCAAGACATACAACCAACACATAAGTCAGGGTCTACGACGATAAGTCTCTTAAGCTTAGCCGCAACTACAGCACACAAACTTCATCACCTAAATAACTGTATAAGTGAGGCAATTTAACTATTTCCATCTAGAGGGACTTACTTTCGAGCCCCGTAAATCAGCATTCAAGCGAAACTATATTAGGTTCTTTTCGTGTTTATTAAGTGATGTTCAGTAAGAGGTTGGTGATAATGCAACGCCAAACATAGTCTCACTAAAACCTGAAGTGCTTGCGCGGGCAGGACTACTACTGCAGTACGTGGTCTCTAGAGACGTACCTTGGCTGAGGCCCGCGGGCTGTAGTGTGGGTGAAGACGGTTTTAAATGCGATTTCATATCAACCTCGGGCGAGTGGCCTGATGAGGACCTCATTAGGAAAGTAGAGAAAGCTATTATCGAGTTAGAGAGTTCTGGAAGCGTGACCCTCGCGTACGCTGGTGAAGCGAGTGATGAGCTTGTCAGACTGCTTGGGCGGAACGCCACTTACGAAATCAACGAGACCGAGGTCTTCTTAGAATCTGAGGTAAGACCTGCCGAAAACTCTGTTAAGGCAGTGTTGATAAAGAATATCTCCGCACATAATCCGACTAGAGACGTCAGTTTAGTCAGACTCATTGGCGTGGCTTTCGACAACTTGAGCGAGTATAAGGAGTGGGTTGAGTACTACGAGGAAGCTATCAAGAGAGACCACAGGAGTCTCGGGCAGAAACTAGACCTATTCGGCTTTTACGAGGAGGCAGGGCCTGGCCTAGTCATATACCATCCTAAAGGACAGATAATTAGAGAAGAACTGATGAAGTTAGTTAAAGAAATAAACAGTAGGTTAGGCTACAGCGAGGTCTACACACCTCACGTATACAGGTCAGCACTCTGGAAGATCAGCGGTCACTACGACCTCTACAGAGATAAGATGGTTTTAGCAGATGTTGACGGCGAGGAGTACGGCGTCAAGCCAATGAATTGTCCGGGCCATATCCTAATATACAAGAGCAAAACCAGAAGCTACAGAGACCTCCCTATAAGACTTGCTGAGTTCGGGACTGTGTATAGGTGGGAAAAGAGGGGGGAGTTATTCGGGCTACTCAGAGTTAGAGGTTTTACACAAGATGATGGGCACGCTTTCGTTAGAGAAGACCAGGTAGAGTCGGAAGTCGGAAACATACTCAGGGAAGTCTTCAACCTCCTCTCACTCTTCGGCATAGTTAGAGAAAACACTAGGATATACTTATCAACGAAACCAGAGAAATACATAGGTTCTGACGAGGCGTGGGATAAAGCAACCGAAGCACTCAAGCGAGCTCTCGAGAAGCTGGGCATCCAGTATGAGGTTAAAGAAGGTGAAGGAGCTTTCTACGGACCAAAAATAGATGTCCACTTCAGAGACTCTCTTGGTAGGTGGTGGCAATGCAGTACCATACAAGTAGATTTCGCACTGCCAGAGAGATTCAACCTAGAGTACGTAGACAGTGATGGGAGTAAGAAGAGGCCCGTAATGATACATAGGGCTATACTAGGAAGTATTGAGAGATTCATGGCTATAATCATTGAAGAATTTGAAGGCAGACTACCCACTTGGTTAAGTCCTACTCAGGTAATAGTAGTGCCGGTATCCAAAGAAATAGCTGAGTACGCCGCAGAAGTAGCTGAGAAGCTGAGGAACGCAGGACTCAGAGCTGTAGAAGACTTAAGTGACGAGACTCTACAAAAGAAAATAAAGATGGCTTACGAGCAGGCAGTACCTTACGTCTTAGTAGTTGGGCGTAGAGAATTAACGCAGAAGACAGTCACAGTCAGAGGTAGAGGTAACCTGCAAGCAAATAACGTACCTCTCAACATATTCATAGAAGAGTTGATCAATGAAGTACGAGAGAGAGCACTCAACCAGAAAGCACTAATAAACATCTTAAGAAAATCATCAGCTAAGCAACCGAATCTCTGAAGACTCTCTGACTTAACAGCTTGAGGCGCTCAGCTCTTATGTTAGTTTGTATTGATTGATGTCACTGCATCATCCCTGTTCTCCTGTATTGGTCTTTAGTTTGTATTACCTCTGGAGGCGTTCAGAGCCCCTAGACCTCCACATCTTGAGTGCTTGAGGAATAAGTTAATGTACATGACTACGTTTCTGTCTCCTGTTAGTCCGCATTTAGAGCATGTAGATGATGTTTTGTAGTGACTGTATTCTTCATAGAACTATAGTGATAACTTCTTACTGAATGTTTTGCCCTCTCTTTACAACCTGAAAGCCCCGCCCTTTAGGACGGGAGGTCAGGTCTTAGCTAAAGCTACTTTTGTATTATAGGGGGTTAGGTTTATTAATTTTTTTGTTTTGTTTTTGTTGGGGTTTTGGTGAGGAGGGGGTGGTATACTTACTTATTGATTGCTTTGTTAGTAGTTCCTGTAGTAGCTGTTTATGCTTATCAAGATGACTTAACAGTAGTCTTTAATAGCTGGGCTTCTGGAGAACCTAAAATAATGATCAAACTAGAAATACACATACCAGCAATCAAGGCTGAATTCTGTGGTGTTGTTGTTAGGAGAATACCCACAATGTACAGACCAACAAAAACAGGATTTAGTGAGGAAGTGTATGTAGGTAATCACAGACCAGGAGAAATAGTAGTAGTTAAGCAGTTACTCACAGCAATAATAGCTAAAACAAAAATTGAGGGAGGAGAATACAAAATAGAATATTACGAACCAGCAGAATACCTCACCACAATAATCTGCAAAAACAAAGAAACAACACACAAATACAGCAAAATACACGAAATATTCCCAAACAAACTAATAACCACACACAAAATTGAAGTAAACTTCGAAGAGAAAACTAGTAGAGAATTTCTGGGTAGTGAAGTCAGCTCCTCAACCACTCCCATCTCATGCAACCTCTACCGAATTTCCCTGCCAGGCGCTCTTGATGCTGCAGAGTGTGTCACTTGGGTTAGAGGACCCTACTTGTACTCACTACCTGGTCTTAAAACAGCTTTCGGAGTGTCTGGAGCGTATCCGCGATCAGCAGTATATCTCGAATCATACGTGGATTCAGTACTCTGCACCCCGCAATGCGAGCGCGACACCCCACAAGAGTGGAGCAGTGCTGGAAAGAAACTAACACCCAGCGTAGTCTCGCACGAGACCGCAGAACTATCGGGCAGGTGGAAAGACCGAGTATACTTCAACGTAGTATATAGGTATGAAGAATGGTACGTAAGTTTTGACGGCTTCGCAGGGATAGGAATGCTTCAATGGCTTCTCTATCCACTACAGATTACAGGTCTTGAGAGAAGTGAGGCTTTACCAGAAGTTCCCTACGAGAAGAAGTACTTGAGCTTCATACCTCCAGCACCTTCGTATGCTAGAGGAAGACTAGTAGGGGACACGACAATATTCTTTACTCCTGTCGAACAGTCAGATACCGTAATTGCGAGTATAAGTATAAGCTTTGGTTATGTGCTTGAGGGTTGGTCAGCAATCCTTACAGTAAGTTTCTATAAGGCTGGTAGGAACGACCAGATGTACATAACTCCATACGTTAGTGTTAAAGACGTGAGCGGAAATACACAAGCATGGTATTACTGGTGGTACAGCTATAACGACCCAATGACATACGAAACACAATTCTCTAACTACAGATAAGAAAAACTGGTCATGTTTTTTAATAAATCCGTAAGAGAGTATTCACGCATGTTTTTCGTGAACGTATTTTTCTAAGAAGTTAGTTAGCGCGACCTCCGGCTTAGTTCTCTGAGATTTCAGGAGCTCCTCACTCGTGTGCATATACGTGGCTAAATTAATTTCTTTGAAATTCAAGGAAACCTAGGTTTTGTATAGCTCCTGAGACTTTACAACCCGAAAGCCTCGCTTTTTAGGGCGAGAAGAAGGTCAGTCACTAAGAGCTCATTAACTTATAAACTCTGAGACTCCCCTACGTGCCTCACGCTCAGCATGCACCAAGTTCTGAATTAAAAATTATCTATTAAACGGCTCGAACAACCAAATTAAGTAGCTAATACACAGTCTTTTCCTACTCGCGGGCACGTTGCAAGTTTAAATATCGTTATGTTATGAATATTATGAGAGGTGTGTGTTAGTGGGTGGGTATGTTTGCGGAGCTCAAGATTTATAATACTAGGACTAGGTCTCTAGAAGTATTCAAGCCTCTTAATAGTAATAGAGTGTTTATGTTTGTGTGTGGTCCCACAGTTTATGACTATTCTCATATAGGTCACGCGAGAGTCTTTGTGTTCTTTGATGTTGTGGCGCGTTGGTTGAGGAGGTTAGGGTATTCACTGTTTTATATAGTTAACATAACTGACGTTGATGATAAGATTGTTGGGAGAGCGGTTGAGGAGGGGGTTCACCCGCTAGATCTTGCTAGGAAGTACGAGAAATTTTTCCTTGAAGACATGATGTCACTTAATGTTACGTCTCCCAACCTGTATGCGAGAGCCTCTGATTACTTGAGAGAGATATTCGAGCAGATAGAGAAGCTAGTGAGTGAGAATCACGCGTACGTTACGCCGACTGGCGTATACTTTGACATAACTACATTCAGTGACTACGGCAAGTTATCAGGTAGGGACCCTAAAGAATTGATTGTTCACAGGATTGAGCCAGACCCGACGAAGAAGAACCCGGGAGACTTCGCTTTATGGAGAGTTAGGCCTAAATACGAGTTCGGCTGGGACTCGCCGTGGGGTTACGGCAGGCCTGGATGGCACATAGAAGATACTGCAATAACTATCAGGCATTTCGGCCCGCAGTACGACATACACG
The Zestosphaera sp. DNA segment above includes these coding regions:
- a CDS encoding iron-sulfur cluster assembly protein, producing the protein MSNNVREKVIETLKNIYDPEIPIDIWDLGLVYDLQVSEEGDVHVVMTLTAPGCPLANTLVMLVEDAIRSIDGVRNVTVDLTFNPPWDPKKMTPEGRELFKKLYGYDILEYWESIYGKKPTA
- a CDS encoding DUF4064 domain-containing protein translates to MSEKPTAAFVLSLISGILVLLTALIMFVAAGLLSSVSGEFPEVPGMPYPLELVGTWIAIIGVVGLVFGVLIIVGAVLIYSGNPGRVKTGSILVLIFSILSLFTVGGGFFIGFILGLIGGILGLTWKPPVRQEPSMSGLPQV
- a CDS encoding aldehyde ferredoxin oxidoreductase family protein, producing the protein MCAHTLVDEYLSRVLYVDLTRKTFWIKNRPELFTRYLGGTGVATQLLKEELSPDVDPLSPENVVVLAVGVFTGVYPTASKVVAMFKSPLTGNLGESHAGGRAPVAIRMAGFGAIVIKGGSETPVYLSIHDGRVEFRDASALWGVRSSLTIGKVLREREPWPGLRSIMRIGRAGEMLVRYASVILETYRHFGRLGLGAVWGAKKLKAIVVGGKRDIPVVDISAYRRVYKELFDEITKSPAMQKYHDLGTSVNVLPLNKIGGLPTRNLTSNVFEGAEDVSGEAFAEYSLARRVACAHCPVACIHIAVIRERYPHEKYFYTTRYIGYDYEPIYSLGTMLGIRDREGLLRLIEEVDIVGLDAMSTGVALAWSTEAFKKGLISERDTIVKPEWGDWKTYIEMVKYLVTQPNDFYKTLAAGVKKASEVYGGSEFALVFGGNEMPGYHTGPGAHIGYLIGLRHSHLDNAGYSVDQKYVGKEYPRPQTLINELVEEEAWRQVLSSLVVCFFARGVYKPSIVSRALEPLGIKMSEEELKKLGIEIYKEKLKLKMRLGHRLEDLKPPKRIFETPSPFGSISEEYVREALNYYKEKVLNLLSS
- a CDS encoding 4Fe-4S binding protein, coding for MCAVVAAKLKRLIVVDPDLCVGCMSCMFACSRRFADAGLGYTAIHVRSVGGVERGFSVIVCRACKDPSCAKVCPTKALMLRRGGGVILNPNLCIGCGNCRSACPFGAVQWNVYLNKPVICTYCGYCVDFCPFGVLALEEVGP
- the thrS gene encoding threonine--tRNA ligase — encoded protein: MLARAGLLLQYVVSRDVPWLRPAGCSVGEDGFKCDFISTSGEWPDEDLIRKVEKAIIELESSGSVTLAYAGEASDELVRLLGRNATYEINETEVFLESEVRPAENSVKAVLIKNISAHNPTRDVSLVRLIGVAFDNLSEYKEWVEYYEEAIKRDHRSLGQKLDLFGFYEEAGPGLVIYHPKGQIIREELMKLVKEINSRLGYSEVYTPHVYRSALWKISGHYDLYRDKMVLADVDGEEYGVKPMNCPGHILIYKSKTRSYRDLPIRLAEFGTVYRWEKRGELFGLLRVRGFTQDDGHAFVREDQVESEVGNILREVFNLLSLFGIVRENTRIYLSTKPEKYIGSDEAWDKATEALKRALEKLGIQYEVKEGEGAFYGPKIDVHFRDSLGRWWQCSTIQVDFALPERFNLEYVDSDGSKKRPVMIHRAILGSIERFMAIIIEEFEGRLPTWLSPTQVIVVPVSKEIAEYAAEVAEKLRNAGLRAVEDLSDETLQKKIKMAYEQAVPYVLVVGRRELTQKTVTVRGRGNLQANNVPLNIFIEELINEVRERALNQKALINILRKSSAKQPNL